Proteins found in one Takifugu rubripes chromosome 15, fTakRub1.2, whole genome shotgun sequence genomic segment:
- the yipf5 gene encoding protein YIPF5 produces the protein MSGFDNFNTDFYQSSYSVDDQSQAGYGYNNADNPYNKPYGQYDYSQPAGYSSPGMMQPQQPYTGQIFQPTQTYTPSASQSMYSNSFEDEPPLLEELGINFDHIWQKTLTVLHPLKAADGSIMNETDLAGPMVFCLAFGATLLLSGKIQFGYVYGISAIGCLGMYCLLNLMSMTGVSFGCVASVLGYCLLPMILLSSFGVLFSLQGSVGILLTAAIIGWCSFSASKIFISALAMDGQQLLVAYPCALLYGVFALISVF, from the exons ATGTCAGGGTTTGACAATTTCAACACAGACTTCTACCAGTCCAGTTACAGTGTAGACGACCAAAGCCAGGCTGGTTATGGCTACAACAATGCTGATAACCCCTACAATAA GCCATACGGACAGTATGACTACTCCCAGCCCGCAGGATACTCGTCTCCAGGAATGATGCAGCCACAGCAACCCTACACAGGACAGATCTTCCAGCCCACACAAACCTACACCCCATCTGCATCACAGTCCATGTACAGCAACAGCTTCGAGGATGAACCACCTCTGCTAGAAG AATTAGGAATCAACTTTGATCACATCTGGCAGAAGACTCTGACAGTTCTGCATCCACTGAAGGCAGCAGACGGCAGCATCATGAACGAAACAGACTTAGCTGGGCCCATGGTCTTCTGTTTGGCTTTTGGAGCCACACTCCTCCTG TCGGGTAAGATTCAGTTTGGATATGTGTACGGTATTAGTGCCATCGGTTGCCTTGGCATGTACTGCCTGCTCAACCTGATGAGCATGACGGGCGTTTCATTTGGCTGCGTGGCCAGTGTTCTGGGCTACTGCCTCCTACCCATGATCCTCCTGTCCAGCTTTGGGGTCCTCTTCTCTTTGCA ggGATCTGTCGGTATCTTATTAACGGCGGCCATTATTGGTTGGTGCAGTTTCTCAGCTTCAAAAATCTTCATTTCAGCGTTAGCCATGGATGGGCAACAGTTGCTGGTTGCTTACCCTTGCGCTCTCCTGTACGGAGTCTTTGCACTCATTTCTGTATTCTAA
- the LOC115252759 gene encoding uncharacterized protein isoform X3, producing MVVWLLPSLSREGCGRVVLSPECSTLWPLLLLNKIRKTLIGNLEAAVETELHQSSFWLMREPVSHGSLLSSPSWAGATVAEALHTAGVTTLGALLELTGPDLKETTELQAHLGWRSKRNVERLLSHWSACLMGRERQLLRDHSQRVTSPCPEHPFPSLVIQPGSDQQQEVTLKTAETKALTGLMVRELNRQRLVCQSRSPWRAKLALGEEVRPEWRSFYKPPLSKKSKMAVYISRRKKVKDSVDCDVGLQLSRMIKARILIEDLEQL from the exons ATGGTGGTTTGGCTGCTCCCTTCACTGTCCAGAGAGGGGTGTGGCAGGGTTGTTCTCTCTCCGGAATGCTCTACTCTCTGGCCATTGTTGCTGTTAAACAAAATAAGGAAAACTTTGATAGGG AATCTGGAAGCTGCTGTGGAAACAGAGCTTCATCAATCCTCGTTTTGGCTGATGAGGGAACCAGTGAGCCATGGAAGCCTCCTGAGTTCCCCTTCCTGGGCAGGAGCAACAGTTGCAGAGGCTCTGCACACAGCTGGAGTTACCACTCTGGGAGCCCTGCTGGAGCTGACTGGACCTGACCTGAAGGAGACAACGGAGCTGCAGGCGCATCTGGGCTGGAGATCAAAGAGGAATGTGGAACGACTACTGAGCCACTGGAGCGCCTGTCTGATGGGGCGAGAGAGGCAACTGCTGAGGGACCATAGCCAGAGGGTGACCTCTCCCTGTCCCGAGCATCCTTTCCCCTCCCTCGTCATTCAACCGGGATCAGATCAACAGCAGGAGGTGACATTGAAGACGGCTGAGACCAAGGCTCTGACTGGACTGATGGTGAGAGAACTGAACAGGCAGAGGCTTGTGTGCCAGTCCCGATCACCCTGGAGGGCCAAACTAGCCCTGGGGGAAGAGGTTCGGCCTGAGTGGAGGAGCTTCTACAAACCCCCTCTCTCCAAGAAG TCTAAAATGGCCGTGTACAtaagcaggaggaagaaggttAAAGACAGTGTGGACTGTGATGTGGGTCTGCAACTGAGTAGAATGATTAAAGCCAGAATTCTCATTGAAGATTTAGAGCAGTTGTAA
- the LOC115252759 gene encoding uncharacterized protein isoform X1, with the protein MSILSPVFICSLHFVGHRDTKQASPFQLCRLKKLDVLLIQKTHSDGNNERDWRREWPGQVFLSHKLSNSAGVGILFSPHFKPQSVELHHTMDGHILMNLEAAVETELHQSSFWLMREPVSHGSLLSSPSWAGATVAEALHTAGVTTLGALLELTGPDLKETTELQAHLGWRSKRNVERLLSHWSACLMGRERQLLRDHSQRVTSPCPEHPFPSLVIQPGSDQQQEVTLKTAETKALTGLMVRELNRQRLVCQSRSPWRAKLALGEEVRPEWRSFYKPPLSKKSKMAVYISRRKKVKDSVDCDVGLQLSRMIKARILIEDLEQL; encoded by the exons atGTCTATTTTATcccctgtttttatttgttctctTCACTTTGTGGGTCATCGTGATACCAAGCAAGCTTCCCCGTTTCAGCTGTGCCGGCTGAAAAAACTGGATGTTCTTCTAATTCAAAAGACTCACAGTGATGGGAACAATGAGAGGgactggaggagagagtggCCAGGCCAGGTGTTCCTCAGCCACAAACTGTCCAACAGTGCTGGGGTGGGAATCCTGTTCTCCCCACACTTTAAGCCTCAGTCTGTGGAGCTGCACCACACTATGGATGGACACATCTTAATG AATCTGGAAGCTGCTGTGGAAACAGAGCTTCATCAATCCTCGTTTTGGCTGATGAGGGAACCAGTGAGCCATGGAAGCCTCCTGAGTTCCCCTTCCTGGGCAGGAGCAACAGTTGCAGAGGCTCTGCACACAGCTGGAGTTACCACTCTGGGAGCCCTGCTGGAGCTGACTGGACCTGACCTGAAGGAGACAACGGAGCTGCAGGCGCATCTGGGCTGGAGATCAAAGAGGAATGTGGAACGACTACTGAGCCACTGGAGCGCCTGTCTGATGGGGCGAGAGAGGCAACTGCTGAGGGACCATAGCCAGAGGGTGACCTCTCCCTGTCCCGAGCATCCTTTCCCCTCCCTCGTCATTCAACCGGGATCAGATCAACAGCAGGAGGTGACATTGAAGACGGCTGAGACCAAGGCTCTGACTGGACTGATGGTGAGAGAACTGAACAGGCAGAGGCTTGTGTGCCAGTCCCGATCACCCTGGAGGGCCAAACTAGCCCTGGGGGAAGAGGTTCGGCCTGAGTGGAGGAGCTTCTACAAACCCCCTCTCTCCAAGAAG TCTAAAATGGCCGTGTACAtaagcaggaggaagaaggttAAAGACAGTGTGGACTGTGATGTGGGTCTGCAACTGAGTAGAATGATTAAAGCCAGAATTCTCATTGAAGATTTAGAGCAGTTGTAA
- the LOC115252759 gene encoding uncharacterized protein isoform X2: MNASMMDAPSKFFFSLEQKNGQRKVIYCLRADDGSDITETAGIRRQATCFYKELFKSDTVGDPELETEFLSDLLQNLEAAVETELHQSSFWLMREPVSHGSLLSSPSWAGATVAEALHTAGVTTLGALLELTGPDLKETTELQAHLGWRSKRNVERLLSHWSACLMGRERQLLRDHSQRVTSPCPEHPFPSLVIQPGSDQQQEVTLKTAETKALTGLMVRELNRQRLVCQSRSPWRAKLALGEEVRPEWRSFYKPPLSKKSKMAVYISRRKKVKDSVDCDVGLQLSRMIKARILIEDLEQL, translated from the exons ATGAACGCCTCCATGATGGATGCCCCGTCCAAGTTCTTCTTCAGTTTGGAGCAGAAGAATGGCCAGAGGAAGGTTATCTACTGCCTGCGTGCTGACGATGGCTCTGACATCACTGAGACTGCTGGAATCAGAAGACAGGCCACTTGTTTCTACAAGGAACTCTTTAAAAGTGACACAGTGGGGGAtccagagctggagacagagttCTTGTCTGACCTTCTTCAG AATCTGGAAGCTGCTGTGGAAACAGAGCTTCATCAATCCTCGTTTTGGCTGATGAGGGAACCAGTGAGCCATGGAAGCCTCCTGAGTTCCCCTTCCTGGGCAGGAGCAACAGTTGCAGAGGCTCTGCACACAGCTGGAGTTACCACTCTGGGAGCCCTGCTGGAGCTGACTGGACCTGACCTGAAGGAGACAACGGAGCTGCAGGCGCATCTGGGCTGGAGATCAAAGAGGAATGTGGAACGACTACTGAGCCACTGGAGCGCCTGTCTGATGGGGCGAGAGAGGCAACTGCTGAGGGACCATAGCCAGAGGGTGACCTCTCCCTGTCCCGAGCATCCTTTCCCCTCCCTCGTCATTCAACCGGGATCAGATCAACAGCAGGAGGTGACATTGAAGACGGCTGAGACCAAGGCTCTGACTGGACTGATGGTGAGAGAACTGAACAGGCAGAGGCTTGTGTGCCAGTCCCGATCACCCTGGAGGGCCAAACTAGCCCTGGGGGAAGAGGTTCGGCCTGAGTGGAGGAGCTTCTACAAACCCCCTCTCTCCAAGAAG TCTAAAATGGCCGTGTACAtaagcaggaggaagaaggttAAAGACAGTGTGGACTGTGATGTGGGTCTGCAACTGAGTAGAATGATTAAAGCCAGAATTCTCATTGAAGATTTAGAGCAGTTGTAA